A region of Lycium barbarum isolate Lr01 chromosome 3, ASM1917538v2, whole genome shotgun sequence DNA encodes the following proteins:
- the LOC132633460 gene encoding uncharacterized protein LOC132633460, with product MAVSPKLYVNKPKKAQLKQNQQQHASSPTPAPPTSSMSSSTPPPPQPPKESFIRRYKYLWPMLLAVNFSIGAYLFMRTKKKDVGTEEGEMLDVPAASVSTAAASAVIEKEMEVTTPPPLQPVIVREPIPENQQRELFKWMLEEKRRVKPKDPEEKRRIDEEKAILKHFIRAKSIPVL from the exons ATGGCAGTATCTCCAAAATTATACGTCAATAAACCTAAAAAAG CGCAGTTAAAGCAAAATCAGCAACAACATGCATCTTCTCCAACGCCGGCGCCGCCGACGTCATCGATGTCGTCATCAACTCCACCACCACCTCAGCCACCTAAGGAATCTTTTATTCGCCGTTATAAGTATCTATGGCCTATGCTTTTGGCTGTCAATTTCTCTATTGGag CTTACCTTTTCATGAGGACAAAGAAGAAAGATGTGGGAACTGAGGAAGGAGAAATGCTTGATGTTCCTGCGGCCTCTGTTTCAACAGCAGCTGCTAGTGCAGTTATTGAAAAAGAAATGGAAGTCACTACTCCACCTCCTCTGCAACCTGTGATTGTACGTGAACCAATACCAGAGAATCAACAACGTGAACTATTTAAATGGATGTTGGAGGAAAAGAGGAGAGTTAAGCCAAAGGATCCCGAGGAGAAAAGGCGCATTGATGAGGAGAAAGCCATCCTCAAGCACTTCATCCGAGCCAAGTCCATCCCAGTTTTGTAA